A segment of the Microbacterium luteolum genome:
CGTCGTGGCGAGATCGAGCATGGTCCTCGCCGGCGTCGACACGGCGATCCCGCCGATCAGCTGCAGGTCGGATGCTGGGAGCACTGTGTCGTGGAACACCAGCCGTGCATTGACGTGCGGACGCAGGCGTCGATCCACCGCGCGCTTGACGTGGTGAACCGCCGGAGGAACGTCGCCGGCGCCGTGGATCCAGGCCGCGGTCGGTCCCGACGCCGCTGTTCCCGGGCGCACGAGGGTGGCGATGGCGGTCGCCCGGACATCGGCCGTCTCGATCAGGTCGGCCGGGACGTAGGCATCGCCGATCTCGAACACGTGCCCGTCGATCCGCGCCGCGCTCAGCTCGGCTTCGCTGAGACGGGCGCCGGGCAGATACAGGAACGCGGGGTGCATCACGCCAGTGTGGCGTGATGCACCCCGCGTGCGAGTGATCGCGGGCGACCTGTGGAGAACCGGGTCAGCCGCCGAGGGCGCTGAGCCAGGTGCGTCGCGCCTCGAGCGCATCGGCAGCCGTCTTCACGGCCTTCTTGTCGCCGGCCTTCTCGGCGGCGGCGAGCTCGGCCTCGAGCTTCTCGATCGCCTCGAGGAGCTGCGAGCTCATGTCGTTGGCGCGGGCCTTGGTCTCCGGGTTGTTCTTCTTCCAGTCGACTTCCTCGCGGGCCTTCAGACCCTGCTCGATCACGCGGAGACGGTCGTCCAGCGCGCGCTCCTTCTCCCGGGGGAAGACGCGTCCGATCTCGTCCCACTGCTGCTGGATGCGCGTGAGCAGCGCACGTGCGCGCTTGATGTTCGACTCGTCGGCGACGGCCTTGGCCTCTTCGAGAAGGGCCTGTCGTGCCTCGATCTTCGGCCCGGACTCGGCCTCCTCGGCCGCGGCCTGCTCGGCGCGCGCGGCGTAGAGGGCGTCTCCCGCCGCCTTGAAGCGGGCCCACAGCGCGTCGTCGGCCTTGCGCCCGGCGCGGCCGGAGGCCTTCCACTCGTCGAGGAGGTTGCGGTAGGCGGGGATGCCGTCGGTGCCGCGCGGCGCGAGAGCCTCGGCACGCTCCACCAGGCGGGACTTCGCATCGCGAGCGACCTTGTGGGTGTCATCCAGCTCGGAGTAGAACGCGCGCCGCTGCTTGTCGACCACAGCGCGCGCATCGCGGAATCGCTTCCAGAGCTGCTGCGAGATGCCCTTCGACAGGCGCGGGCCGGTCTGCTGCTGAGCCTGCCAGGCGTCGAACAGCTCGCCGAGCTCCGCCGTGACCTGCTTCCACTGGACCTTGCTGAGGTCGCGCGCGGCGATCGCCTCGGCGCGCTCCACGAGGACGGTCCGCTCGGCGATCGCCTTGTCGACGAGCTCCTTGGCCTGCTGCGCCTCCTGCTCGGTGGCCTCGGAGAGCGAGGCGGTGAGGGCGTTCAGGCGATCGCGGAGACCGGCGAGGTCTCCGACGGCGGCGGCATCCGTCGCCTCGTCGATCAGGTGGCCCGCCTGCTTGGCGAGATCGCTCGCCGACGCGCCACCGGTCTGCTGACGCTGTTCGAGCGCGTGCACCTTGAAGGCGATGTCGTCGAACTTCCGCACGAAGTACGCGAGCGCCTCGTCGGGGGTTCCATCCGGGTACTGGCCGACCACGCGCCAGGCTTCGCCCTCACGCACCTCGACGGTGCCGTCTTCGGAGACGCGACCCCACTCGGCGGACGACGAGGATGAAGCCGGCGACGGAGCCACCGGAGGCACGACGGCAGGCGTCGGCGCCTTTCGCGGCATCGGCACGGCGGGGGGTGCGGGAATGGGGGGAGTCGGCTTCGACGGCTCGGTGGCAGACACGGTGATTCTCCTTGCGCGGTAAGGCCGCGGGAGGCGGAAAGGACGAGGCTCAGCCTAGTACGCCCGCGGGTTCCGGGTGAGGCCGGCACTTCTCACATCACCGTTACCGATCTGTGAGGAGATCGTTCGACGGGTGAAACATGCAGCGTCCTCTCCGGGAAACACGGCGCTCCTATCGTCGCCAGCACGACAGTTCCCCCGGTCGACAGGAGCCCCATGAACGACACCGCATCCACGCCGCACGAGATCATGGTGGTCGGAGCCGGCATGGTGGCGCACCGGTTCGTCGAGAGCCTGCTCAGCCGCGCCGATGCGGACGTGCGGGTGACGGTGATCGGCGACGAGGGCCGCGGACCGTACGACCGCGTGGGACTGACGAGCTTCTTCTCGGGAGCCACGCCGGATGATCTGGAGCTCGACCGCGCGGTCTTCCGCGACGCGCGCGTGCGCCTGATCCACAATGATCGCGTCCTGCGCATCGATCGCTCCGCTCGCTCGGTGCGGACGCGCTCCCGTCGCAACTACGACTACGACACGCTGGTGCTCGCGACCGGCTCCTACGCGGCGCGGGTGGCCGTGGACGGCGCCGACCTTCCGGGCTGCTTCGTGTATCGCACGCTCGACGACGTGCAGTCGCTGCGGGACTTCGTGGCCGCGCGGGGGGCTGCGCTCGGTCGTCCGCTGCGCGGTGCGGTCATTGGCGGCGGCCTGCTGGGGCTCGAGGCGGCGGGTGCGCTGCAGGGGATGGACGTCGACACGACGGTCGTGCAGTACTCGGACCGCCTGATGTCGGCGCAGCTCGATCAGGCGGGCGGGGGGATGCTGAAGCGCCTCCTGGAGTCCCGCGGCATCACGGTGCGCACGCAGGCGCGGACGACGAGGCTCGATCCGGACGAATCAGGTGCCGTCACGGCTCTCGAGTTCCAGGACGGCTCGTTCCAGCGCGCGGACGTGGTGGTGTTCACGGTCGGCGTGCGCCCGCGGGACGAGCTCGCTCGGAACGCGGAGCTCGAGGTGCATCCGCGCGGGGGTGTGCTGATCGACGAGCGGTGCTCGACGTCGGACCCGAACATCCTCGCGATCGGCGAGGTCGCCAACTTCGACGACCGGTGCGTGGGCCTTGTGGCTCCCGGGTACGCGATGGCGGAGGTCGCGGCGACCCGGCTGCTCGGGGGAGAGGCCAGCTTCCCCGGCTATGACGAATCCGCCAAGCTCAAGCTCTCGGGCGTCGATGTGGCGAGCTTCGGCGATGCGCTCGCTCGCACGCCCGACGCGCTCGACGTCGTCTACGCCGATCCGGTCGCCGGCGTCTACAAGAAGCTCGTGCTCTCCGACGATGCGCAGACCCTGCTCGGCGGCATCCTCGTCGGCGATGCGAGCGCCTATGGCTCGCTGCGCCCCCTCGTGGGGGCGAAGCTCGGCGCCGACCCGTCGGCCTACCTCCTGCCGGAAGGGGGCAATGCCGCGCCGGTCGGGGAGCTACCCGACGAAGCCGTGGTGTGCTCGTGCTCCAACGTCTCGGCAGGTCGGATCCGCCAGGCCGTTCACGAGGAGGGGTGCAGGGACGCCGCCGCCGTCAAGGGCTGTACGAAGGCGGGCGCGACCTGCGGTTCCTGCGTGCTGATGGTCAAGAAAGTGGTCGGCCAGGAGCTCACGAAGCTCGGGCAGACGGTGTCGAACGCGCTGTGCGAGCACTTCGACATGTCGCGGCGCCAGCTGTTCGACGCGGTGCGGATCGCCGAGCTGTCGACGTTCAGCTCCATCGTCGAGCGCTTCGGCCGCGGGCGCGGCTGCGACATCTGCAAGCCGGCGATCGCCAGCATCCTTTCGGGGCTCGTCGGTCAGCACGTGCTCGAGGGCGAGAACGCCACGCTGCAGGACACCAACGACCACGTGATGGCGAACATGCAGAAGGACGGCACTTATTCGGTCGTTCCGCGGATGCCGGGTGGCGAGGTGACCCCGGACGGACTGCTGGCGATCGGGCAGATCGCCAAGGACTTCGCCCTGTACACGAAGATCACGGGCGGTCAGCGCATCGACATGTTCGGCGCGCGTCTGGAGCAGCTGCCGCTGATCTGGGAGCGGCTCGTCGACGCGGGATTCGAGTCCGGTCACGCCTACGGCAAGTCGCTCCGCACGGTGAAGTCGTGCGTCGGCTCGACGTGGTGCCGCTACGGCGTGCTCGACGCGGTGGGCATGGCCGTGAAGCTCGAGCTGCGGTACCGGGGTCTGCGGGCGCCGCACAAGCTCAAGCTCGGTGTCTCGGGTTGTGCGCGGGAGTGCGCGGAGGCCCGCTCGAAGGACGTCGGGATCATCGCCACCGAGAACGGGTGGAACATGTATGTCGGCGGCAACGGCGGCTTCACCCCGCGGCACGCGGAGCTGCTCGCGTCCGAGCTGGACGACGAGGGTCTGATCCGCGCGATCGACCGGTTCTTCATGTACTACATCCGCACGGCCGATCGCCTGCAGCGCACCGCCCCGTGGTGCGAGGAGGTCGAAGGCGGGCTCGACGGCCTCCGGTCCGTGATCTTCGACGACAGTCTCGGCATCTGCGACGATCTCGACGCCGCGATGGCGCTGCACGTGGAGCACTACGAGGACGAGTGGGCCGCGACGCTGAAGGATCCGCAGAAGCTGGAGAGGTTCCGCTCCTTCGTCAACGCCGCCGACACCCCCGACCCATCGCTCGGTTACGTGGCCGAGCGTGGTCAGATCAGGCCGGCGACGGCCGAGGAACGGCGTTCGGGCGCGGTCCTGATCGCCGGGACGGCACTGGAGGTACGACGATGACCGGTCTGATCGCAGAGGAGACCCTCGTGCGCGTGTGCGACGTGGCCGATCTGGAGGTCGAACGCGGCCGCGCGGCTCTGCTGGGCGGCGAGCAGGTGGCGCTGTTCCTGCTCGCCGACGGCAGCGTGCACGCCGTCTCGAACTTCGACCCGTACAGCGGTGCGAACGTGATCTCCCGCGGCATCGTGGGGAGCAGGGGAGAGGCGCCGACGGTCGCGTCGCCTCTGCACAAGCAGGTGTTCGACCTGCGCACCGGCGTGTGTCTGGAGACGCAGGGGAAGCCGGATGCAGCGCTGCGCGTGTACCCCGTCCGGGTCACCCCGGACGGCGTGCACGTCGACGTCGCCGGGGGCGCCGCCGGGGAGGACGGCGCATGATGTTCCGGTTCCGCCGGAGGAGGACGGCCGGATCGTGGACGAGCGGCGGATCGACGCGTGTGGGGCGCGTCGATCTCGTCGGCGGAGGGCCAGGACCGGCCGACCTGATGACCCTGCGCGCCCACCGGTTGCTCGCCGAGGCCGATGTGGTCGTCGCGGATCGGCTCGGGCCCGCAGACGAGGTGCGCGCCCAGCTCGGACCGGATGTGCTGGTCATCGATGTCGGCAAGCGTCCGGGGCACCACCCCGTGCCGCAGGCCCAGATCAACGCGCTTCTTGTCGAGCACGCGCGGGCGGGCAGGCGCGTCGTGCGGCTGAAGGGTGGCGATCCCTTCGTCCTCGGCCGCGGCGGCGAGGAGGTGCTCGCGTGCGAGGCCGCTGGCATCCCCGTCTCGGTGACGCCGGGCGTGAGCAGCGCGATCTCGGTGCCCCAGGCAGCCGGCATCCCGGTGACGCATCGCGGCGTGGCATCCGCTCTGCATGTGGTGAACGGCCAGGGCCCGTTCACCGAGAGCACGCTCGCCTCGCTCTCCGACGACTCCGTCACCACCGTCGTGCTGATGGGGGTCGCCGCGCTCCCGCGTCTCGCCGCCGCGGCGCTGCAGCACGGGGTCTCGGCGGATCGTCCGGTCGCGGTCGTCGAGAACGGTCATACGCCGCAACAGCGCACGGTGCGCAGCACTCTGGGCGCTATCGTGGCCGACGCAGAGGAGGCCGCCGTGATCAATCCCGCCGTGATCGTGATCGGCGACGTCGCGCGCGCCGGCCTGCTGCTGCCCACGACGTCGCAGTTCGCGGAGAGTTCGGCGTGACGAACGCGCCGACCCTCGAGTCCGCCCTGGCCGGGTGCACGATCATCGTCGCGGCCGATCGCCGGTCGGTCGACCTCGCCACCGCGTTGGAGCGTCGCGGCGCGCACGTGCACCGCGCCCCCGCACTGAGCATCGTCGCGAATGCCGACGACGCCGAGTTGATGCGCAGGACGGAGCAGCTCATCGCCGCGCCACCGGACATCGTCGTGGTGACGACGGGCGTCGGCTTCCGCGGGTGGATGGATGCCGCGCATGAGCACGGCCTCGATGAGGGCATCACCGCGGCGCTGCGAGGGGCGCAGTTCGTCGCGCGCGGCCCCAAGGCCCACGGCGCGATCCAGCAGGCCGGGTTCACCGCCGACTGGGTGGCGGAGTCCGAGACCTCCGCGGAGGTGGGCGAGTACCTGCTCGCCTCGGGGATCACCGGCAAGCGGATCGTCGTGCAGCACCACGGCGCCGGGGCCGATGGACTCGACGAGCTCCTCGCCGGTGCCGGTGCCGACGTGGTGAGCGTCACGGTCTATCGCTGGGGGCCGCCGCCCGACCCGGAGGTCGTCCGACGTTCGGCTCTGCAGGCAGGAGCGGGCGAGGCCGACGCGGTGCTGTTCACCTCCGCACCCGGAGCAGCTTCCTGGCTGGCCGTGGCCGAGGAGGCCGGGGCACTCGACGACATCCGCCGCCGCGCAGCATCCGGGCGCCTTCTGCTCGCAGCCGTGGGGCCCATCACCGCGGGCCCGCTCCTCGCGGCGGATCTGGAGACGACGATCGCCGACCGCGGACGCCTCGGCTCACTCGCCCGCTGCGTGATCGCGCACTTCGGTGGTGGCCGCGCCCCATCGCTGGAGACGGATGCCGGGCGCCTCGAGGTGCGCAGCGGAGGCGTGCTCATCGACGAGCGCTTCGTGCCGCTGTCGCACACCGCCGCGCGTCTCATGGAAGCGCTGTTCGTCGCCGGCGGGCGGGTGCTGTCGCGGGCCGAGATCGGACGAGTGCTGCCGGGCAGCGACCGCAACGGCCACGCGGTCGAGGTCGCCGTGGCGCGGTTGCGCGAGTCCCTGTGCGGCGCGGAGCTCGTGCAGACCGTGGTCAAGCGCGGCTATCGGCTGGCCGTCATCGAGTACTGACCCGGGCGCGTGTCGTGACGGACTACTCGGCAGGGGTGTCCGAGGGGATCGGAACCGGGGTCTCGGCGGGCGTCTCCGTCGGCCCGGTCGTCGGTTCGACCGTCGGCGAGGGCGTGGGCTCGGGAGCCGTGACCTGCGCGTGCACGACCTGGCTGCCGATGGCCGCGACGACGATGAGGGCTCCGACGATCGCGGCGATGGCGTTGTCGCGCGTGCGCCGACGGATCTGACCCTGATGCCAGATCGTGCGCGCGGTGTGCAGACGGGTGCGGCGCTCGGCCTGGACGCGCTCCTGCCTGGTGCTCCTCGAACCGCGTGCGGCCATGCCTCGATCTCCCATCCGTGCGACGGTGCGTCACGTCGCCTCAGAGCCTACCGTCGGCGGCGAGGTGCGTTGAGCGTCGCCTGAGTGTCGTGACCCGCCAGTAGCCTGGTGGGATGACGTCCCCTGCCGCGCTGCTCTCCGGGCAGACGCCTCTCGCCGTGCGCATGCGCCCGGTCTCCCTCTCCGAGGTCGCCGGGCAGCGTCACCTTCTGCGATCGGGTTCGCCGATCGTGGCCCTCGCAGACCCGGAGGCGACGTCGCCCGGCGCGGTCTCGATCATCCTCTGGGGCCCTCCCGGGACAGGCAAGACCACTCTCGCGCAGGCCATAGCCCGCTCCTCGGGGCGGCGTTTCGTCGAGCTCTCGGCCGTGACCGCCGGTGTGAAGGACGTGCGCGAGGTCATGCAGGAGGCGATCACCCAGCGCGACCTCTACGGGCAGACGACGATCCTCTTCCTCGACGAGATCCACCGGTTCACCAAGGCGCAGCAGGATGCTCTGCTGCCCGGTGTCGAGAACGGCTGGGTCATCCTGATCGCGGCGACGACCGAGAATCCGTCCTTCTCGGTGATCTCGCCGCTCCTGTCGCGTTCGCTGCTGCTCACCCTGCAGCCGCTCACCGATGACGACATCGGCCTGCTGGTCGATCGGGCCGTCGGCGATGCGCGCGGTCTGAACGGCGCCGTCGCACTGAGCGACGAGGCGAGATCCGCCCTCATCCGGCTCGCATCCGGCGATGCCCGCCGGGCGCTCACCGGTCTCGAAGCCGCTGCCGCGGTGGCCCTGTCGCATTCGGCTGACGCGAAGGCGAAGGGCAAGAAGAAGAAGGACGCCGACGCGAGCGGCGTGCCCTCTGTCTCCGACGACGACGTCGCGCAGGCGGTCGACAAGGCGCTGCTGCGCTATGACCGTCAGGGCGACGAGCACTACGACGTGATCAGCGCGTTCATCAAGTCGATCAGAGGGTCCGACCCCGATGCCGCGCTCCACTATCTCGCCCGCATGATCGAGGCGGGGGAGGACCCGCGTTTCATCGCCCGACGCCTGGTCATCTCGGCATCCGAGGATGTCGGTCTCGCCGACCCCCAGGGGCTCGTGATCGCGGTCGCGGCGGCCGACGCCGTCGCCTTCATCGGGATGCCGGAGGGCCGCATCCCGCTGGCCGAGGCGACCGTGTACCTCGCCACCACCGCGAAGTCGAACGCCGCCTACGTCGGTATCGACGCCGCGATCGCCGACATCCGCAAGGGCGGGTTCGGTCGGGTACCGGTGCATCTGCGCGATGCGCACTACCCGGGCGCGAAGCGGCTCGGGCATGGCAAGGGCTACGTCTACTCGCACGACAGCGAGTACGGCATCGTGCCGCAGCAGTACCTGCCCGACGAGCTCGACGGCCGGCGCTACTACGAGCCGAAGACCCTCGGGGCCGAGCGCGACGTCGCCGCCCGCCTGGAGCGGATCCGCCGCATCCTCGGCGATCGCTGAACCGCATCATCGAGCCGACCCGGTGATCTGTTAGACTTGACCGGCTCGAAACCGAGTTTTCGGGCATCTCCTCGTTCACACCCCACCTGGCCGGTGCCCCGGCGTGCGCTCCCAGGCAGAACGCGGACGATACGTCCGTGAGTCGTGAAAGACGCGACCACGTCATCGGAAGGACAACTTCGTGACCACGAAGTCCCAGGACCGCCGCAAGGTTCGGCTCAGCCGTGCCCTCGGCATCCCGCTCACCCCGAAGGCCGCCCGCTACCTCGAGAAGCGTCCCTACGCTCCGGGTGAGCACGGCCGCACCAAGCGCAAGGCCGACAGCGACTACGCCGTCCGTCTGCGTGAGAAGCAGCGTCTGCGCGAGCAGTACGGCATCCGCGAGAAGCAGATGCGCAACACGTTCAACGAGGCTCGTCGTCACGACGGCCTGACCGGTGAGAACCTGGTCGAGCTCCTCGAGATGCGTCTCGACGCGCTCGTCGTGCGTTCGGGCTTCGCCCGCACCACCGCGCAGGCTCGCCAGCTCGTCGTGCACCGTCACATCCTCGTCGACGGCCAGCTCGTCGACCGCCCGTCGTTCCGCGTGAAGCCGGGTCAGCTCATCCACGTCAAGGCCAAGAGCGAGGGCACCGAGCCCTTCCAGGTGGCGGCAGCCGGCGGTCACGCCGA
Coding sequences within it:
- a CDS encoding type IV toxin-antitoxin system AbiEi family antitoxin, which gives rise to MHPAFLYLPGARLSEAELSAARIDGHVFEIGDAYVPADLIETADVRATAIATLVRPGTAASGPTAAWIHGAGDVPPAVHHVKRAVDRRLRPHVNARLVFHDTVLPASDLQLIGGIAVSTPARTMLDLATTLHRDPRMKPWMERLARLFPELSSETASVLRSLRRVPGSRVGLAALERLDLRRR
- a CDS encoding DUF349 domain-containing protein: MSATEPSKPTPPIPAPPAVPMPRKAPTPAVVPPVAPSPASSSSSAEWGRVSEDGTVEVREGEAWRVVGQYPDGTPDEALAYFVRKFDDIAFKVHALEQRQQTGGASASDLAKQAGHLIDEATDAAAVGDLAGLRDRLNALTASLSEATEQEAQQAKELVDKAIAERTVLVERAEAIAARDLSKVQWKQVTAELGELFDAWQAQQQTGPRLSKGISQQLWKRFRDARAVVDKQRRAFYSELDDTHKVARDAKSRLVERAEALAPRGTDGIPAYRNLLDEWKASGRAGRKADDALWARFKAAGDALYAARAEQAAAEEAESGPKIEARQALLEEAKAVADESNIKRARALLTRIQQQWDEIGRVFPREKERALDDRLRVIEQGLKAREEVDWKKNNPETKARANDMSSQLLEAIEKLEAELAAAEKAGDKKAVKTAADALEARRTWLSALGG
- the nirB gene encoding nitrite reductase large subunit NirB, with amino-acid sequence MNDTASTPHEIMVVGAGMVAHRFVESLLSRADADVRVTVIGDEGRGPYDRVGLTSFFSGATPDDLELDRAVFRDARVRLIHNDRVLRIDRSARSVRTRSRRNYDYDTLVLATGSYAARVAVDGADLPGCFVYRTLDDVQSLRDFVAARGAALGRPLRGAVIGGGLLGLEAAGALQGMDVDTTVVQYSDRLMSAQLDQAGGGMLKRLLESRGITVRTQARTTRLDPDESGAVTALEFQDGSFQRADVVVFTVGVRPRDELARNAELEVHPRGGVLIDERCSTSDPNILAIGEVANFDDRCVGLVAPGYAMAEVAATRLLGGEASFPGYDESAKLKLSGVDVASFGDALARTPDALDVVYADPVAGVYKKLVLSDDAQTLLGGILVGDASAYGSLRPLVGAKLGADPSAYLLPEGGNAAPVGELPDEAVVCSCSNVSAGRIRQAVHEEGCRDAAAVKGCTKAGATCGSCVLMVKKVVGQELTKLGQTVSNALCEHFDMSRRQLFDAVRIAELSTFSSIVERFGRGRGCDICKPAIASILSGLVGQHVLEGENATLQDTNDHVMANMQKDGTYSVVPRMPGGEVTPDGLLAIGQIAKDFALYTKITGGQRIDMFGARLEQLPLIWERLVDAGFESGHAYGKSLRTVKSCVGSTWCRYGVLDAVGMAVKLELRYRGLRAPHKLKLGVSGCARECAEARSKDVGIIATENGWNMYVGGNGGFTPRHAELLASELDDEGLIRAIDRFFMYYIRTADRLQRTAPWCEEVEGGLDGLRSVIFDDSLGICDDLDAAMALHVEHYEDEWAATLKDPQKLERFRSFVNAADTPDPSLGYVAERGQIRPATAEERRSGAVLIAGTALEVRR
- the nirD gene encoding nitrite reductase small subunit NirD; this translates as MTGLIAEETLVRVCDVADLEVERGRAALLGGEQVALFLLADGSVHAVSNFDPYSGANVISRGIVGSRGEAPTVASPLHKQVFDLRTGVCLETQGKPDAALRVYPVRVTPDGVHVDVAGGAAGEDGA
- the cobA gene encoding uroporphyrinogen-III C-methyltransferase — translated: MMFRFRRRRTAGSWTSGGSTRVGRVDLVGGGPGPADLMTLRAHRLLAEADVVVADRLGPADEVRAQLGPDVLVIDVGKRPGHHPVPQAQINALLVEHARAGRRVVRLKGGDPFVLGRGGEEVLACEAAGIPVSVTPGVSSAISVPQAAGIPVTHRGVASALHVVNGQGPFTESTLASLSDDSVTTVVLMGVAALPRLAAAALQHGVSADRPVAVVENGHTPQQRTVRSTLGAIVADAEEAAVINPAVIVIGDVARAGLLLPTTSQFAESSA
- a CDS encoding uroporphyrinogen-III synthase codes for the protein MTNAPTLESALAGCTIIVAADRRSVDLATALERRGAHVHRAPALSIVANADDAELMRRTEQLIAAPPDIVVVTTGVGFRGWMDAAHEHGLDEGITAALRGAQFVARGPKAHGAIQQAGFTADWVAESETSAEVGEYLLASGITGKRIVVQHHGAGADGLDELLAGAGADVVSVTVYRWGPPPDPEVVRRSALQAGAGEADAVLFTSAPGAASWLAVAEEAGALDDIRRRAASGRLLLAAVGPITAGPLLAADLETTIADRGRLGSLARCVIAHFGGGRAPSLETDAGRLEVRSGGVLIDERFVPLSHTAARLMEALFVAGGRVLSRAEIGRVLPGSDRNGHAVEVAVARLRESLCGAELVQTVVKRGYRLAVIEY
- a CDS encoding replication-associated recombination protein A, producing the protein MTSPAALLSGQTPLAVRMRPVSLSEVAGQRHLLRSGSPIVALADPEATSPGAVSIILWGPPGTGKTTLAQAIARSSGRRFVELSAVTAGVKDVREVMQEAITQRDLYGQTTILFLDEIHRFTKAQQDALLPGVENGWVILIAATTENPSFSVISPLLSRSLLLTLQPLTDDDIGLLVDRAVGDARGLNGAVALSDEARSALIRLASGDARRALTGLEAAAAVALSHSADAKAKGKKKKDADASGVPSVSDDDVAQAVDKALLRYDRQGDEHYDVISAFIKSIRGSDPDAALHYLARMIEAGEDPRFIARRLVISASEDVGLADPQGLVIAVAAADAVAFIGMPEGRIPLAEATVYLATTAKSNAAYVGIDAAIADIRKGGFGRVPVHLRDAHYPGAKRLGHGKGYVYSHDSEYGIVPQQYLPDELDGRRYYEPKTLGAERDVAARLERIRRILGDR
- the rpsD gene encoding 30S ribosomal protein S4, which gives rise to MTTKSQDRRKVRLSRALGIPLTPKAARYLEKRPYAPGEHGRTKRKADSDYAVRLREKQRLREQYGIREKQMRNTFNEARRHDGLTGENLVELLEMRLDALVVRSGFARTTAQARQLVVHRHILVDGQLVDRPSFRVKPGQLIHVKAKSEGTEPFQVAAAGGHAEVLPPVPGYLEVELDKLQARLLRRPKRAEVPVTCEVQLVVEYYAAR